DNA sequence from the Malus sylvestris chromosome 10, drMalSylv7.2, whole genome shotgun sequence genome:
GCTGACAGATCTTCTGAAGTTTTAAACTTTGAGAACTTCAACCTCGGGTCTCTCAGCATTGCATCCCAATTGCCCCTTCCATGCCTACGAACACCAATCCATAGAAAATCAAGTTCATCTTCCGTCCACACATCTGCCTTAAATTTCTTTTTGAATAAGTTGCTTGATCCAGGACCAGTCCTCATCATTATGTTTTCGAGCACCTTCCGGTGGTTATCAGGAAAAGATGGAAAATTAGTTGGCATATGTCCCAAACCCAAGGAGGGAGGCACATCTCTATCTTGCTGATTATATCTGGCTGCATCTGGCGGAAATTTTAAATTCGGAAACAATGACATTGTTGGAAGTTCTTGCAAGGAGCCACTAGCAGATTCGAGTCTGCTACCCAATGACAAGTTAGGTAAGAAGTCTAGATGTGGACTCAGCATGTTCTTTGCTCCAAGTGGGAATCTTGGTAGCAATTTCTCATCAAATGGTAAGTTAGGCAATGCCATCTTTTCCTGGAAATCAGAAAAGGAAGCACCGGAACTTTCTGGATGATCATGACCGCTTCCTTGACCAGGCGGAGGATACTGCAAACAGACCAAGCATAGTGATCATGTATCAACAAAATTTTCACAcgcagatatatatatatatatatatatatatatatatatatatatatatatatatagagagagagagagagagagagagagagagagtgaaagagaGTTTTTACCGGCCTAAATGGAAAACCACCATTTGGGATGTTAATCAACTTATTCTTGAGACGTGATACTTCAGCTGGTGCATCTGATAGCTTCATGTCATCACCATTTACTTCTGTCTCATTCACAGTCCCAGACCGAGGATCCAGACTAAATGGAAACTCTGGCCGAGCTCCTTTTTGTCTGCCGTTTGACCTTGAAAATTTCTTATTTGATGATCCTATTTGACTAGCATTGGGAGCACAGAGTCCCAGAACAGGTAATAAATTATTTGAGGGCAGTGAGCTTGTTCCCGGAACCTGGTGACTGGGAAGGAAAATATCAGGTGGCATGTAGTCAAGAGAATTAACAGAAAGATCAAGGTGACTGCTTTTATGCTTCAATAGCCGGCCCAATCGTAAGGGCGAATCAGTCTTGGCCTTAGGGGGATCTAACTTATCGTCCTCCAAGTCAATTACAGAAGGCCTCTCCCTGAAAAACTGAACTAATTCAGTTGCTTGATCCCCATCTTTGGCAGTGTTGGTAGGACCCTGAGGTAGTGACTCAACAGGTAGTCCCTCACTAGGTTGAGGTTCTTCAACTGCATTCCTCTGAGCAAGTCGTTCTTTTTGTCTAGCTCGGAGCTTAGCACTGTTgagtaaaaatacaagtaattAACGACATCCACAATCAAAAATTTAGACAATGCATAAAAACTTATCACTAGTACACTGGAACCATTTATTCAGGACTTCCAACCAAATCTAAATGCCTACAACTCAATAAATTTGTCACTGCCTAAATATCTGAAATATTTTCTACTCCAAAATCCACCAAATTATTTATAGAGATTAGGTTCAAATTTGATAATCCATATATTAAGGCTCCAGTTCtaaaatcaattaaactaaAATCAGAAAATGTGAAAGGTACACACGTATATCCCTTTTACAAAACACAACTACGTATGTCGCAAAAATGCTGAACTAAAGCAATTACGGTATAACTACTTGAAGGAAATCTGAACTTACAACTTTTCTTTCAAAGCTCGTCCAGCAGGTGTGTACTCCCTCTCTGGCTCTGGTTCGGGCTCATGCTCCTCGTCAGCACCCTGCTTACATGCAACCGATTAGATTTCTGCCGATAAGCAACTTAACCAAACTAATTATGCAGTAACTTTCTGCCCAGATAGTCCAGGAGcctaaggaaaaaaaattatctgcACTATATATGAATTCATGCAAGTCAAAAGACAAGTTAGAAGCAAAGGGCCTGAAACAAGTACAGCCAACCTACAACCACATAGAATTCAGTTAAAGGAGTTAAGTAATTTTCAGGAAAGTGTATCTGCAGttgaaaaagaaagcaaaagttTTTCTTAGCAACAATTTCAGCAGTACTGTGAAAGTGCAGATACAAAAGAAAGGTAGACTAGAAAAAAGCAACATGCTTCATTCAATCATATGTCTAACTGAAGTACCTCACTCAATGTTTCAGTTGGGTGTGCAGCATATGCTTCTCTGTAAGAAACCGCTTTCCGTTGGCGCTTCCCACGACCAAGAGCTGCTTCCTCCTCGCTTTGGTATTTCTCCCACCTATAAAcccatcaaaatacaaataagtcCTTAATAAATCAGGATAACGGGAGACGGAAAGCGAAAGGTACACAGGAAAACCTCATCAGAACACTAATGTTTGAATGTAGATAATATGAATTAGCAGATTAGAAGAGCAGCGGTAATAACACATGGAACACTGAACAAGGGTGATGTAGAAGAATTTGTTACCTAAGGCGCAAAAGTCTGTCCCATTCATTTTCTTCAGTAACCATGTTATCCTCTTTCCCTTCAGTATTTTGTACACCAGTATCATCACTTGCACCTGGAGGTGATTCAGCTCCCTGTTCTTCAGCTGGTTCCTCATTCCATTCGGTGGCCTGATTAAAATTGAAGTTAGAAACTTTATGAGATAAAGAACGAAACAGGCGAATTTGGAATTTTGACTTTGTTGACTATCAGTCCTTATTGGGCAATTTGCATGCAAGATAAAAGCAGCATAAAGTAGGATAACAAGATCAATATGCATGGAACAAAAGATGAAAAGAATGAATGCTTTCTTTTACAACTATGAGAAgcatcaaaccaaaatagggtCTCCAAAAAAGGTTCAACAGGACACATAGCATATTGAGAGAAACGAAAAAATTTCGCGGACTAGAGTGATCACATCCAATCTAATCAATTACAAAACTGACACAAAAACTATCAAAAACAAGTCaactaattattaatttattactgACCCGATGAAGGAAGGAAAAATGGACAAATAATATCAATCTGGGTCGAAAAACTgtagttttagttttaatcCGAAAGTGAGCGAGAGGGAGGCTTAACAGTCATGCTTTCAAGTGGCATCAGATATAAAATCACTGTAAAGACTTCTAatcgggaaaaaaaaaactcaatgcATTAGATAAGTTTAATAGTTTACCTTTACTGAGCCAAGCATGTCATTTTCCATTTCTCCTTCAGCAATATCAGTTGAACTAGACTGAAGGTCTGAACGGTCAAGCAACTTTGAAATTGCACTTTCATCCCATACAATCTTGTTGCTGCTATCTGTGCACTTATCTGTATAAACGTCTCCCAAGCCACCAGTCCGCTTCCTATGCTtatgttctacatctgccactGCCTCATCTTTGTTACTGTTATTTTCATCGGTATCTTTTCCATCAGTGCTAGGAGAATCATTAAAAAGCTCCTCTGTTCCCCATTTTATAATATCCTCCACTTCTTTTTGGGATCCCGACTTATTCACAAAAAGCTGATCAAGCATAAGTTTCTTTTTTGCAAGCTGCAAGATGCGCTCTTCAACACTAGCACGAACTACAAGCCGATATACCAGAAGTCGTTTTGACTGTCCAATTCGATGTGCTCGGTTCATAGCTTGAATATCAGCATGCGGGTTGAAATCAGAATCATAGATAATGACAGTGTCAGCTGTTGCCAAATTGATACCAAGGCCGCAAGAGCGTGTTGATAACAAAAAGACAAATCGGCTTTGATCTTGGTTAAAACGTGCAATTGCAGATTGACGATCAGTCACCGAAACAGAGCCGTCTACTCTCTCATATGTTTTAGGTCCAAATTCTATGGCCAAATAATCCTCGAGGATATCTAGCAGCTTGGTCATCTGTGAAAAGATGAGGACTCTGTGACCCTCTTTGTGCAAAATCTTAAGCATAGAATGCAACAGAGTCAACTTGGCCGAAGCCTTTATCCGCATTTCATGAAGGAACTCTGCAGACCCAGAGTCAGGCTCAGTGCCAGGTATAAGATACGGATGATTGCAGACTTTCCTTAACTGCATTACGATGTTTAGCATGGATTGTTGTGCCACCCCTTTTCCAATATTCCGCAATATCTGATAATTCTTTGTCAGCATTGCACGGTAGTATTCAGCTTGGATAGAGGACAGCTCAACAGGAACCATCCGTTCAGTCTTGGGGGGGATATTTTGCATAGCATCCTTTTTAAGCCTCCGAAGCATATGTGGAGCAACAagttttttcaattcatccacCTTTTCTGCAGTTGTAAGATCATTAAACCTTTCCTCAAATGCAGAAAGGGAAGGGAATGATGCCGGCTGCAAGAAGTTAAGCAAGTTATACATTTCACCAATGTTGTTCTGAAGAGGGGTACCAGTCAACAGTACACGATGCTGGAAAGACAAGGAGTTGAGCAAGCTGAAAAGCTTACTTCCTGAATTTTTCAAACGATGACCTTCATCAACTATGAGAACTTCCCAAGGAACCCCGCGGAGATGTGAGGAATCAGCAAGAACCATTTCATACGTAGTTAAAAGAACATTAAATTTATACGCAGATGTTTTCTTATTCAACGTATTTGGATCACTAGCATGCCATTCTTGCTGGCGAATTATGGTTCGTGCTTTAGCACACCCATGATATTCCACAACATTCAATTCAGGAGCCCATAATGAAAACTCAGCAAGCCAATTAGGCATTGTGGAAAGTGGAACCAAGACTAAACAAGGCAGAGTGGCTTTGAACTCAACGTATAACGATGAAATAAAAGCACAAGCTGACACAGTTTTACCAAGCCCCATCTCATCCGCTAGTATTACATTCTTGGATTTATGCCAGCATTTACGCAACCAATTAAGTGCTTCAAGCTGATGAGGAAACAATATACCCTTCAGTTCCTTAGGCTGCTCTGTCAGAGTAACTATTTCACTTTGCTGACAACTAACCTTCCCCTTTGATGAATCATCCTTAGAAGCATTGTTTTCCAGTGTTTGGCGCTCAAACTGATTAAATTGATCGATCAGATTCTGAGAATTTTTAATGACAGGCTTGTCCAATCTTTCCCAAGTGCATTCAACGTATGGGAGACCAGTCCACTTTATCAGAGCTTCACCTGAACCATTTTCAACACCGCGTAGACCAATCACCCGCTGTGGTTGCTTCCACCGTTCCTCACAGATATTTATAACAGCAGTTCCATACTTAGCCTTgtaattttctaattttctctTGGCCAAGACTTTTAGCTCAGATTCAGAGATCCAACTATTATGAATATGAGACTTACCCACCcacttaactaaaaattcatacGATACAGTCCCATCACTTCCACCTGCAAGATCAGCCAGTGAGGGCCCCTGAATTTTGGTTTGAGGGCTGCTACTGAGTCCAGTTTCTGTATCTGCATCTTTTTTGTCTTCGGTGTCAAGGGATACATGCATTTCAATTTCACGAACCTCATCATTATCAAGACTTTTCAGACTAACTTCGGTATTCTCCGCAGTCACAatttttttgggggtttttaCTGAATCATCTGCAGCTACAGCAGATTCCTCTTGATCTCTACAAATTCTGTTAGCAGGACTCAAATCCTTAGCACCCATCCTCAACACTTCCATGGAATTAGCTTTTTTACCTTCTTTGTTCACAGATCTTCTGTACACATGTATTTTGTCCACTCTAACATCATCCTTTGTGCTTTCATCCCCATCAACACCGTTGACAACATTTTCGCAACCCTCCACGAGATTATCATCCTTCATGCTTTCATCCCTATCAGCACCACTGACAACATTTTCACAACCCTCGATAAGATTTTCATCCCCATCACCACCATTGACAATTTTGTCAGCAGCTCCGACATCCATGTCGTTATCACAAGCAGAATTTCCATCTGcgagtctgttttgagtctcaGTAACTTGCAAATCATCAGGACACAGGTCAGAAGCAGCTGTCATACGTATATGACGAGAAGATTCAGCATTGTCACCCTGAACTCGACATCCCAAAACCCTATCAACCTGTGACATGGGCATACAAGAAACAAATTAATCTGTATAGCAACGTCAAGTAACCAAAACAAGAGCATATTTTCTATATATCCACATCCAGCAATAAAAACATTCTGACACTCTAGAAGACTCATTTACCTGCAGAGGTTGAGCAGTAAAACTATCTCTACAAATTGGTGTTTCAACTGCATGACTTCCAGCTTTATCTGCATTATGTGATGAGTCGTTTGCTCCCTCAGGAAGCTCCTGAAACAAATCAATGATATTTACTACGTATAAATAAACATAACTAAGGACTTATCCCTATAACACCAGCCTATCGACATTAAGAACAAGAAATTATTTGATGGAAATAACAGTGATAACTGATAACAGTATAAAAAACCAGCAAGATTCGGAAAACTATTAAGAAGTCATTAAAAGCCTATTGATGGTTCCTGCATATGAACATGGGtccaatttaaaataaataaaaaaattaatgataCCTTGTCTTTGCTTTGAATATCTGACTTCTTGGTTCCAATTTCTTCTCTTGGCAAAGATGCAGAAACCCCATGGTTAATAGATTTATGCTTACGAGGTGCTTTACCAATCCTCAGTTTTGCAGTATTTGCCTTAGATCCAGATTGTTCAGAAATACTAACAGACTTCCCCTTATCGTTCCTGCGCTTCTTTTTACTCTTATCATTATTTCCTTTGTGTTTTCTCTTTTTAGCCTTGTCAGTTGTAGCACTGATCGCAAGAACAATGGTCTTGCGTGGAGATCCATCAGTACAAGACATATCAGGCTTCACATCAGGAGAGGCAGATACCTCAGGAGCTTCTTCCTTCGTCTCTGATGCTATAACTTTAGAATGAGATGAAACTTCTTTAGCAGGAGAGCTCGACTTTCTGTCTGTGGAATTCTCTTCTGGGACAATGCTGGATCTCTTTTCATCATCAACATTCACACAAGATGAAATACCGTCTGCAGAACCACCAACTGTTGAATGAGTCGGCTTGGTGCTACATATATCTATCTGGGAGTTCTTCTCTAAGGATTTGACTCCATGGGTTAAAACAGCTTTTCCTTTGCTTGAGGATCTTTTCTTTGCAACAATGGAGTTTCCAAAGTTATGTGATACTTTCTCCCCGTCAGATGACTTCATTCCAGTTTTGGACTTCGTAGTGACAAGTTTTGTTCTTGCTCGTTTTGAAATGGTATCCGTCAAAAAGTTTCTGGGTTCAAGCAGATTACTTTTCTGATCACTTTTCTGACAGCAAGTTGGACATTGCCACTTCCCATTGGGAATGCGCTTCACGCAATGAATATAACAATTAAAGATCTTACAACAAAGGAAAAAACCATAAttgcaataaaaaaaaggggatCATGAAAAACAAGCGATCATAGTACCGTCAAAATATATCTACCTTAAGAGGTGGATTAAGACACTGGAGATGATAGGTTCGGGGACAGCTATCACAACATAACAAGTTACCGCCAAGGTCACAGACCACGCACTCGTAGAAATACTGGATGAGAGAACATTAGATTAGACAAAAAGTTGCATGAAGTAAGAGAactaaaaagaaactaatattaCAGAGTAGGCACAAAACATAAGTATCTACTTATCGCTCTAAAGCTAACATCAGACTGCTAACATGCAAAATATTATGTTCCATGCAGATACGATAAACTGCAGTACAAATGCTGTTACTGTATCTGACAATATGTTGTGCCAACAAACTCAAAAGGAATActaaacccaaaaaaatatGAGCCCATTCTTTATGTTTTTCTAACCCTTCAGCAGACCAGGAACTGTTTCCGTCAGAATTTAACTTTGACCCTTGAGTCCATCAAATCTCATATGATTATCATCAACATACCATCTTCCCAGGAATCAATTTAACTGTAGATACCTATCTCTAGTTTTCAATTGAACAGACTCGAGTATATTGAAATTTTAAGCCTTCCACTTAAAAGCTTCGTGTGTGTAACAAGTACAGCGTTTCAAATCACAAAGAACTTAGGTAGGCTGCAGAATAACTTTTGTATGAAGAACTAGAAACCACAGGTTGAAAacgtttgaatcaaaacatcagCACCACCATCGCAAACAAAGCTCATGCTAGAGTGACTAAAGAataatatacaacaacaacaacaacaacaaagccttttcccactaagtggggtcggctatatgaatcctagaacgccattgcgctcggttttgtgtcatgtcctccgttagatccaagtactctaagtcttttcttagagtctcttccaaagttttcctaggtcttcctctaccccttcggccctgaacctctgtcccgtagtcacatcttcgaaccggagcgtcattcggccttctttgcacatgtccaaatcaccggagccgattttctctcatctttcctacaatttcggctactcctactttacctcggatatcctcattcccaatcttatcctttctcgtgtgcccacacatcccacgaagcatcctcatctccgctacacccattttgtgtacgtgttgatgcttcaccgcccaacattctgtgccatacaacatcgctggccttattgccgtcctataaaattttcccttgagcttcagtggcctacgacggtcacacaacacgccggatgcattctaacacttcatccatccagctcgtattctatggttgagatctccatctaattctccgttctcttgcaagatagatcctaggtagcgaaaacggtcgctttttgtgatcttcgctagattgctccggtcattagtgtggataagtatataaatggatagagataggaaagcaaacacaagatgtacgtggttcacccatattggctacgtccacggaatagaagagttcttattaattgtgaagggtttacacaagtacataggttcaagctctcctttagtgagtacaagtgaatgatttagtacaaatgacattaagaaatattgtgggagaatgatctcgtaatcacgaaacttctaagtatcggagtgtggagtcgtcttgacttgccttatctgtctcataggtagatgtggcatcttctctggaagtactcttcctccatccaggggtggtatctttaactggtggagatgcacaaggtaatgtatcaatttcacttgaagcttacttgtagtttcaggcttggtcaagcgcgatacaaaccatgtagtaggagtcccccaagtcgccgagctagggggtctgctgaaagaggtgacagacaaggtaagcaatcagagctccgactgattgttcaccttctccccatcttgcagcagcatgaaggataaagagaagaaaaatgagaagagatgatatgagatacttttgcttttgaagaagtaactttccacaggcttattcttgaactgagctggagggttttctggtttcctccagagtataaggccgactgaagaatttgagggtcaaaacaagtccatcaaatctagagtacgttccaccctgctgatatgggatacttttgcttttgacagagtaatggatgtatcggcacgtgtgctgttacgcttgtctccacatgcttccttgtatccttcgcacttgccctatctgttcctcaagcagatgcagaatcttccctggaaacataagatgttgaagatgagtactcgagagcaatgccaggtaagtaatcaggtaaggggttccaggcagtcagttcttggctggaagcttgattccaagtgctgactgattgctctctttctccttgtcttgcaggtaaaaacaaggccaaaggaaaagacagggaaaaagcatgatatgggatactcttgcttttaaccctgatgatatgagatattcttgctctagtatagcttgtttgcagaggtattatcggggggaaagaaagctgaatatttcgaaaggcttcgttgggagtgccctctcagatatgatgaagggttgagcatttttgcaggtctgcctgtccgttggggatggaggttgacatatataggagtctccctaacaagtagtaatgctattcctttaccctgcttggtcatagcacggtagtgggagctgtcagtttcacatgttttaactctgtcagagcactttgaaaaagtggtctgtggtatctggctctcgagattcggagaacgatgcctcttcgatttttgagaaagcaatcatgctgggggtctggctctcgagattcggagagcagtgtctcttcgatttttgaggaagtaatcatgttgggagtctggctctcgagattcggagggcggtgcctcttcgattttggagcaagtaatcttgttgggagtgttgtctcgaatgtgagtaaaggttgggcatgtttgctagtctaccttgccacgaagcacaaaggttgatacacagggactttccaattatccagcaatggtactgttcctttaccctctcttcgattttgagaaagtagtcatgttgggagtctggctctcgagattcggaggacggtgcctcttcgattttggagcaagcaatcttgttgggagtgttttctcgaatgtgagtaaaggttgggcatgtttgctagtctaccttgccacgaagcacagaggttgacacacagggagtttccaattatccagcagtggtactgttcctttacccttgtgggtaataatatggtagctagaccttcaaaatttatgtgtctaaactttgttagtgttgtttctttgctattcttttacctttcttggtcagagcgatgtagtgggagctgcaagcttcacgtgctcaactttggcagagaactttggcaaagttatctgtggtacccatgagctattgttgcgtgtgggaagtgggtgattgaacagtaagattcatgtgctttctacttcaccagaagtcttcgacagaatgcccataatttctgcaaagctgagtgtgcgtgtgacaggtgctgacaaggctagaaaagtaggtgcctcttcgatttctgagatcggccctcgtggtctctgagcagcccagcttttgagaaagcgagcgcctcttcgattgattcgaagaacgatgcctcatcgatttttgagaaagcagtcacgctgggggtctggctctcgaagattcggggagcagtgtctcttcgattttttagaaagtaatcatgttgggagtctggctctcgagattcggagggcggtgcctcttcgattttggagcaagcaatcttgttgggagtgttttctcgaatgtgagtaaaggttgggcatgtttgctagtctaccttgccacgaagcacagaggttgacacacagggactttccaattatccagcaatggtactgttcctttaccctctcttcgatttttaagaaagtagtcatgttgggagtctggctctcgagattcggaggacggtgcctcttcgattttggagcaagcaatcttattgggagtgttttctcgaatgtgagtaaaggttgggcatgtttgctagtctaccttgccacgaagcacagaggttgacacacagggactgtccaattatccagcagtggtactgttcctttacccttgtgggtaataatatggtagctagaccttcaaaatttatgggtctaaactttgttagtgctgtttctttgctattcttttacccttcttggtcagagcgatgtagtgggagctgcaagcttcacgtgctcgactttggcagagaactttggcaaagttttctgtggtacccatgagctattgttgcgtgtgggaagtgggtgattgaacagtaagattcatgtgttttctacttccccagaagtcttcgacagaatgcccataatttccgcaaagctgagtgtgcgcgtgacaggtgctgacaaggctggaaaagtaggtgcctcttcgatttctgagatcggccctcgtggtctctggggagcccagcttttgagaaagcgagcgcctcttcaatttctgagaccagccttcgtggtctttgagcagcccaacttttgagaaagcaaacgcctcttagatttctgagatcaaccctcgtgatctctaagcagcccagcttttgagaaagcaaacgcctcttcgatttctgagcaggcgcctcttcgatttctgaagctccgtcgagtgcagatttttataagggctgacattaagttccaaagcacacttgaatctccaccagtagaagcttcattcttgcacttctaagatcttgatttgtccgacctcttctctcttcaacacctttgaaaatgtctggcccctccgaccgtcgttttgacttgaaccttgttgaagaggcagccccgccttctccagacaacatatggcgcccatccttcgtctcccctactggtcctcttaccgttggggattccgtgatgaagaatgatatgaccgctgcggtggtggccaggaaccttctcactcccaaagataacagactactttccaaacggtctgatgagttagctgttaaggattcgctggctctcagtgttcagtgtgcaggttctgtgtctaatatggc
Encoded proteins:
- the LOC126585683 gene encoding protein CHROMATIN REMODELING 4-like, with amino-acid sequence MKEGSSSPSKMINRNWVLKRKRRKLPHGPDQSNGKEDASVASESPGKTSSSKRKLKNELISERFQSKKKGNDGYFYECVVCDLGGNLLCCDSCPRTYHLQCLNPPLKRIPNGKWQCPTCCQKSDQKSNLLEPRNFLTDTISKRARTKLVTTKSKTGMKSSDGEKVSHNFGNSIVAKKRSSSKGKAVLTHGVKSLEKNSQIDICSTKPTHSTVGGSADGISSCVNVDDEKRSSIVPEENSTDRKSSSPAKEVSSHSKVIASETKEEAPEVSASPDVKPDMSCTDGSPRKTIVLAISATTDKAKKRKHKGNNDKSKKKRRNDKGKSVSISEQSGSKANTAKLRIGKAPRKHKSINHGVSASLPREEIGTKKSDIQSKDKELPEGANDSSHNADKAGSHAVETPICRDSFTAQPLQVDRVLGCRVQGDNAESSRHIRMTAASDLCPDDLQVTETQNRLADGNSACDNDMDVGAADKIVNGGDGDENLIEGCENVVSGADRDESMKDDNLVEGCENVVNGVDGDESTKDDVRVDKIHVYRRSVNKEGKKANSMEVLRMGAKDLSPANRICRDQEESAVAADDSVKTPKKIVTAENTEVSLKSLDNDEVREIEMHVSLDTEDKKDADTETGLSSSPQTKIQGPSLADLAGGSDGTVSYEFLVKWVGKSHIHNSWISESELKVLAKRKLENYKAKYGTAVINICEERWKQPQRVIGLRGVENGSGEALIKWTGLPYVECTWERLDKPVIKNSQNLIDQFNQFERQTLENNASKDDSSKGKVSCQQSEIVTLTEQPKELKGILFPHQLEALNWLRKCWHKSKNVILADEMGLGKTVSACAFISSLYVEFKATLPCLVLVPLSTMPNWLAEFSLWAPELNVVEYHGCAKARTIIRQQEWHASDPNTLNKKTSAYKFNVLLTTYEMVLADSSHLRGVPWEVLIVDEGHRLKNSGSKLFSLLNSLSFQHRVLLTGTPLQNNIGEMYNLLNFLQPASFPSLSAFEERFNDLTTAEKVDELKKLVAPHMLRRLKKDAMQNIPPKTERMVPVELSSIQAEYYRAMLTKNYQILRNIGKGVAQQSMLNIVMQLRKVCNHPYLIPGTEPDSGSAEFLHEMRIKASAKLTLLHSMLKILHKEGHRVLIFSQMTKLLDILEDYLAIEFGPKTYERVDGSVSVTDRQSAIARFNQDQSRFVFLLSTRSCGLGINLATADTVIIYDSDFNPHADIQAMNRAHRIGQSKRLLVYRLVVRASVEERILQLAKKKLMLDQLFVNKSGSQKEVEDIIKWGTEELFNDSPSTDGKDTDENNSNKDEAVADVEHKHRKRTGGLGDVYTDKCTDSSNKIVWDESAISKLLDRSDLQSSSTDIAEGEMENDMLGSVKATEWNEEPAEEQGAESPPGASDDTGVQNTEGKEDNMVTEENEWDRLLRLRWEKYQSEEEAALGRGKRQRKAVSYREAYAAHPTETLSEGADEEHEPEPEPEREYTPAGRALKEKFAKLRARQKERLAQRNAVEEPQPSEGLPVESLPQGPTNTAKDGDQATELVQFFRERPSVIDLEDDKLDPPKAKTDSPLRLGRLLKHKSSHLDLSVNSLDYMPPDIFLPSHQVPGTSSLPSNNLLPVLGLCAPNASQIGSSNKKFSRSNGRQKGARPEFPFSLDPRSGTVNETEVNGDDMKLSDAPAEVSRLKNKLINIPNGGFPFRPYPPPGQGSGHDHPESSGASFSDFQEKMALPNLPFDEKLLPRFPLGAKNMLSPHLDFLPNLSLGSRLESASGSLQELPTMSLFPNLKFPPDAARYNQQDRDVPPSLGLGHMPTNFPSFPDNHRKVLENIMMRTGPGSSNLFKKKFKADVWTEDELDFLWIGVRRHGRGNWDAMLRDPRLKFSKFKTSEDLSARWEEEQLKILDGSAFAGSKSIKKTAKSSQFPSISDGMMARALHGSRLVTPPKFQSHLTDIKLGFTDLSSGFPHFESSDRLGLQNEQYPPIPSWFHDKFRTNFSEDSAAGASDRAGTSSSVPTEQPFVVTSFGTSCLGSLGLNSASNYDVQKKEDEQGAHRYGKLPCVLDRSLNALRDMNNNLGRGEPSSSGLLPNLKSGILKGEDVAGSSSSKDTLPHWLREAVSVPAKPPVPDLPPTVSAIAQSVRLLYGEEKRSIPPFVIPGPPPSLPKDPRRSLKKKRKQKSRLFRRVKLDIAGRGQDFHSRHAGDNASSSIPMAPSFPLLSQAMAATSGLSRIESGLSAPPSMVNPSSSAPHLNQQKKTTMGLSPSPEVLQLVASCVAPGPHLSAASGMASSSFRDAKPSLPNSVDQVELLDSQTATAMVRTISPVRTCDTVSGDSSKTQSDPPRTERPDVEEISSEGTVSDHPVSDQES